The Polyangium mundeleinium genome contains the following window.
CGACTGGCGGGCGCCGATGTTCCCCTACAAACTCGGCCACCCCGATCAGGACCTCGCCATGTGCGAGGAGGACAATGCGTGGGGCGCGCCGAAGGCCGTCGTCGTCGACAACGTCTTCGACTGGGAGAACGACAAACAGCCGCGGACGCCTTGGCGCGACACGGTGATTTACGAGCTCCACGTCAAAGGTTTCACGGTTCGGCACCCCGACATCCCGGATTCGCTCCGGGGCACGTACGCGGCGCTCGCCTCCGAGCCGGCGATCACCTACCTGAAGAAGCTCGGCGTCACCGCGGTCGAGCTTCTTCCCGTGCACGAAATGGTCGACGACCCGATGCTCGTCCACCGGGGGCTCAAGAATTATTGGGGTTACAATACCCTCTCCTACTTCGCGCCGGCGGGCCGGTATGCCTCGATGGGCCGGAGGGGCGAGCAGGTCGCCGAGTTCAAGCGGATGGTGAAGACGCTCCACGCGGCCGGGATCGAGGTCATCCTCGACGTCGTCTACAACCACACCGCCGAGGGCAACCACCTCGGGCCGATGCTCTGCTACGAGGGCATCGACAACCCCACGTATTATCGCCTCGTCCCCGGGGACCCGCGGTATTACATGGATTACACGGGCACGGGGAACTCGCTCAACATGCGGCACCCGCAGACGCTCAAGCTCGTCATGGACAGCTTGCGGTACTGGGTGACGGAGATGCACGTCGACGGCTTCCGCTTCGATCTCGCCTCGACGCTCGCGCGCGAACTCCACGACGTCGACCGGCTGAGCGCGTTCTTCGACATCATCCACCAGGATCCGATCCTCTCGCGTGTAAAGCTCATTGCCGAGCCCTGGGACGTCGGCGAGGGGGGCTACCAGGTGGGCAATTTCCCCGTCCTGTGGACCGAGTGGAATGGTCGTTATCGGGACGTCGTGCGCCGTTACTGGAAGGGCGACGCCATGGTCACCGCCGAGCTCGGGTATCGGCTCACGGGGTCGAGTGACCTTTACGAGGGCGGCGGGCGGAGGCCCACCGCGAGCATCAATTTCATCACGGCCCACGACGGCTTCACGCTGCGCGACCTCGTCACGTACGACCACAAGCACAACGATGCAAACGGCGAGGAGAACCGCGACGGCGCGGACAACAACGACAGCTGGAACCACGGCGTCGAGGGCGAGAGCGAAGATCCGGCCCTCGTGGCCTTGCGCGATCGGCAGATGCGGAATTTCTTCACGACCCTGATGATTTCGCAGGGCGTGCCGATGATCTGCGGCGGCGACGAGCTCGCCCGGACCCAGCGCGGGAACAACAATGCCTACTGCCAGGACAACGAGATCTCCTGGCACGACTGGGAGGTCTCTGCCCGGCAGCGGTCGATGCTGGATTTCGTCCGGCGCCTCTCGGCGTTCCGGCACGAGCAGCCCGTGCTGCGCCGAAAGAGGTTTTTCTCGGGCGGCTACATCCGCGGCAGCGAGATGAAGGACATCGTCTGGTTCCGCCCGGACGGCCGGGAGATGCGCGCCGAGGACTGGCAAAACCCGCACGGGCGGGCCCTCCAGATGTTCCTCAACGGCGACGCCATTCCCTCGACCGACATGCACGGCGAGCCCATCGTAGGGGACACGCTCCTCATCCTCTGCAATGCGCACCACGAGCCCATGCCCTTCGTCCTTCCGGCCATCGAGTGGGGCGAGCGCTGGGAGGTCGTCATCGATACCCGCACCGCGGCGGCGCCCGAGATCGGCCTGCCGACCGGGGCGGGTGAGCAATACGTCCTCGAGTCGC
Protein-coding sequences here:
- the glgX gene encoding glycogen debranching protein GlgX, which encodes MPARFWPGREYPLGSFYDGFGVNFALFSENAERVELCLFENPDDRSERDRIVLSERTAHVFHGYVPALRPGQLYGYRVHGPYDPTRGLRCNPHKLLCDPYAQAVANEVDWRAPMFPYKLGHPDQDLAMCEEDNAWGAPKAVVVDNVFDWENDKQPRTPWRDTVIYELHVKGFTVRHPDIPDSLRGTYAALASEPAITYLKKLGVTAVELLPVHEMVDDPMLVHRGLKNYWGYNTLSYFAPAGRYASMGRRGEQVAEFKRMVKTLHAAGIEVILDVVYNHTAEGNHLGPMLCYEGIDNPTYYRLVPGDPRYYMDYTGTGNSLNMRHPQTLKLVMDSLRYWVTEMHVDGFRFDLASTLARELHDVDRLSAFFDIIHQDPILSRVKLIAEPWDVGEGGYQVGNFPVLWTEWNGRYRDVVRRYWKGDAMVTAELGYRLTGSSDLYEGGGRRPTASINFITAHDGFTLRDLVTYDHKHNDANGEENRDGADNNDSWNHGVEGESEDPALVALRDRQMRNFFTTLMISQGVPMICGGDELARTQRGNNNAYCQDNEISWHDWEVSARQRSMLDFVRRLSAFRHEQPVLRRKRFFSGGYIRGSEMKDIVWFRPDGREMRAEDWQNPHGRALQMFLNGDAIPSTDMHGEPIVGDTLLILCNAHHEPMPFVLPAIEWGERWEVVIDTRTAAAPEIGLPTGAGEQYVLESRSMAVLRLCRKQEPGAKSVI